The Bacteroides sp. AN502(2024) DNA segment CTGTTTGCAGGGCTGGCTGTAGAAAAGCTGGAAAAGGACTGGATTAAATATCCGATATTACATCTGGACCTTAATATCGAAAAATATGATGTACCGGAAAGTCTGGATAATATACTCGAAAAATCGTTGACTGCGTGGGAAAAGCTCTATGGTGCCGAGCCTTCCGAACGTTCATTTTCCCTGCGTTTTGCCGGCATCATAGAACGCGCCTGCAAACAGGCAGGGCAACGTGTAGTTATTTTGGTAGATGAATATGATAAGCCCATGTTACAAGCCATCGGCAACGAAGAGTTGCAAAAGCAATTCCGAGATACGTTAAAACCTTTCTATGGGGCACTCAAAACGATGGATGGCTATATAAAGTTTGCATTCCTGACCGGCGTTACAAAGTTCGGCAAAGTCAGTGTGTTTAGCGACTTGAATAATTTGGATGACATATCGATGCGAAAAGATTATGTTGAAATCTGCGGTGTCAGTATTCAGGAGCTTCATAAGAACTTAGATGGCGAACTACATGAGTTTGCAAAAACGCAAGGCTTATCGTATGACAAGCTCTGTGCAAAACTAGAAGAATATTATGACGGCTATCATTTTACACATAATTCTATCGGCATATATAATCCGTTTAGTCTACTTAATGCTTTCAAATATAAGGAATTCGGTAGTTATTGGTTTGAGACGGGTACACCTACCTATCTGGTGAAATTGCTGAAAAAGCATCATTATGATCTGGAACGTATGGCACACGAAGAAACCGATGCGCAAGTATTGAACAGCATCGACTCCGAATCGACCAACCCGATCCCGGTGATTTACCAAAGCGGATATCTCACTATCAAAGGGTACGATGAAGAGTTTGGGATATATCGCTTAGGTTTCCCAAATCGTGAAGTGGAAGAAGGATTTATTCGTTTTCTGCTTCCTTTTTATGCGAATGTGAATGGAATACCACACCAATAACGGACGCATAGACCTCGTCCTGCAGACAGACAAATTCATTTATATTATGGAATTCAAGCTAAACGGAACAGCAGAAGAGGCTTTGCAGCAAATTAACGACAAATGCTATGCGCTGCCTTTCAAAACGGATGGGCGAAAATTATTCAAGATAGGGATTAACTTCAGTGAGAAAACCCGTAATATTGAAAAATGGATAGTAGAATCCTGAAGTATAACCCTCCTTGAATATACCAGTGCCACGCATCCATTGACGATATCCTGAGCTATTATTAACGGAGATCTTATCCCAACCCCGGCCACGCTTTGGCTAAATAGGTAGCCTCGAGCACATTTTCTAAATTATCATTCAGACTCGGAAAGAAATCAATTCCTGTCTTTTCTTCCAGTTCATCTATGGATAATGCATAGTCAACAAGCTTTATTGGTTTTGACGGTTTATTGTCAGTATGTTCCATCCAAAAGGCAATCGCTTTGAAAGATTCTCCCTTTTTAAACAATAAAGCCATATAATAATATTTAGGAACAGGCTTGCTACGGTCACCACCTATATATTCTTTTATTTGTTCTTCCTTATCAATCGTTCCGCCTTTTACCACATATAAGGTATCTGAAGCTGTACAACTACGACCCCATGACTGCACTTGTCCTTCCAAATCCACCCAAATTCCTGTATTAAAATTGTTCCGTTGTGGACTCATATTCGTATAATAAAAGGTCTGGTCGTTGGCTTCTTGCTGATAAAGTCGGTCGGCAGAAGCGCAGAGGTGCCCTCTATCATAACCTTTTCTTCCAAAATCAGCTTGAATACGCTGATATTCCGTATCAAGAGAAGGGTCCGGAATAAATTCATTACCACGAGTTGCCCCATCATGCAGTCTAGTTTGATTATCGAATCTGAATGCAACCCAACGAGAGTGCTTCTTACTCTTATCGTATTCCATACTGAAAGAGGTTACTTTCTGTCCTTTGAAAGTAGTAGAGTGAGTTATTAATACATCGTTTGCACCATTGCGAAGAGCGGGGAGTTCTACAATGCCGGTGGCAAAATTACTGGAGTTATTGTTATTTTCGTCATCGCTATCGCAAGAGATACATACTAAAACATATAATACAACATTCAGCAGATATGCAAATTTATATTTCATCATATAACCATTATATCTATACTAAAAGCACAAAAAGGAAGCCTGTAAACAGGCCTCCTTTTATTACTCAAACTTAATTAATTATTCCATGGTATGAGAACCTAATCCAGATATATCATTCTTAGCTAAGACCTCCCACTCTTCTGTATTAAAGACCGTAGAAGGAGCTTTTACTGTAGCCTTTCTCCTAAAAGTCTTATCCTTTGCAAAATCTGCGACAGCTTGTCCCGGTGTTTCTGAAGATGCGCCAAAAAGATCTATTAGCTTTCCATTCTTAAATAACCCTACAGGGTCATTACCATTAAAATTGATAACATCATTATTAACAATAGCTTCTCCAGCATAAACAGTAGCCTGGCTGTTTTTATATATAATAACAGACTTGGAAGCGAGCGAACCACTTAAAGTAACTTCTTTAGTCCACGTCCCTTTACCATCTTGTTCCAGTTTTAACACATAAGAAGATAAATCGATTGATTGACTAGTTGGATTGTAAATTTCTATATATTTATTATAAGAAGAACCTTCTACATATTCAGAAATAAATAGTTCACCTGTACTTGGTTCCGGTTCAGTTCCACCACCTTCACCTGTACCATATTTCACATTGTCAATTTGGTATGTAGGCAAACTCTTATTTACACCTGTACTTACAACTATATATTGGAATCCAACAAACCCCACTTTACCATTATAACTGCTCAAATCAACATTGATATCTTTCACCCATGCAAAATTAGTTCCCGAAGTAGGAATCTGATTAACTGAGATTTCATTTCTAATAACCTTTCCATTAGCCTCCTTCTGTAAAAAGAAGACTTTCAGTGTCATACCTTCTTTCCAATTTGCTCCGGCACAGTCAAATGTAAATTTATTAGCCGAATTAACAGTAAAGGCAGGAGTGATAAACCATGCCTCCATTGTTACATCAGCAGCTACATTATAAGGGGTTGCTTTAATATATTTATCGCTTTTATAGGTTCCAGTTTGCCAAATATTAGTCGCTTGAATAGCCTTATTAATCCACCCGTCCAAACTATAATTCTGGTTCTGTGTTGTGATGTCTTCAAAGTTCGCTTCAAAAGTTGTTTTAGGGTTAGAAGCATCTAATCCAAACGGGTCATCACCAGCAGGAGCTTCAGTTCCGCCACCTTCGCCATACACAATGTCATCAATTCCATAAGTCTGTACCTCTTCACCTCGTGTTGCTATATACTGGAAACCGATAAAACCATTCTGTCCAGCATAAGTACTTAGAGCTACCTTTAAATCACCTGTCCATTGATACGCACCGGTAGTAGGAATATCAGTAACAGATATTTCATGACGTTCCATTTTACCATCTTTCATCTGCAAGAAGAATACCTTCAAAGACATTGTTTCAGAATACTTATTTACAGTAGCTTTAAAAGTAAATTGCTTTTCCGCACTAACAGTAAAGTAAGGAGTCACAAACCAATATTCTGCTGTCTCACCACTATTTACCCCATAAGTTGAAGCTGCCAAATATTTTTGAGAAGTAAAAATGCTTCCTTGCCATACTCTCGTTCCTTTTACGGCCTTGTTAATCCAACCGACTTTTGAATAATCTTTTTGATGTTCAACATCTGAAAAGTCGTTAGAAAAATCAGTCAACGGAGCTACTGAAGTATCCAATCCCAAAGGATTATTCGGGTCTAGTTCTTCTCCACCGCCTTGTTCTTCACCAATCCCCTTATTATTAAATACTGCTGCTGTCGTATTAATCAATGCTGCCTTACCAAAACCGGCATTCAACTCACCTTGAATCAATAAGACTCCTCCCTGATTTTCAGGATGGTCTTTCAGATTTAAAGCAGTAGACAGAGCACTTCCATTCTTTATTTTTACCGGCAAGCATTTGCTTTCATTAGTTTCATCAGGACTTTCAGCAATGAGCACATTAGATGTGATATTAAAAGGAGCAGTAAAGCTGGCTTTATTGCCTGCAAATTCTCCTTTATCATCATATACATTTTCTATAGCACCCACAATATATCCTTGCACCCAAGCAATAGAACCGTCTTGTTTTTTCTGCGCTGCTTCAATATTATATGGATTCTCTTTTGTACCATCACCCGTCAATCCCGGGACATCACCTTCTCCCAATATATCGTAAGGAGCCGGTACATCACTACATGAACTAAATGTAAACACCGCAAGCAGTGTCAAGAATAAAGCATTTAGAATCTTTTTCATAATTATATGTGTTTATTGAATTAATTATTTCGTTTGATATCGTTCAAAGTGCGGACAATAACCTCCCACTGATTATTGTAACGCAACAGAATACCTGTAATATTTACACTGCCTTGCGGCATCACTTCCAACGAGAAGTTTGCATAAGCACTAGTATAAAGGAATAAGCTACTTCCACTCTGTGTACCGTCGGCATACGTAAAATAACGTTTCACAGAACCTTCATCTCCCGGAGCGTAAGTAGCTGTTCCATCCGCTTCGGAAAGTTTCACATTTTTGAAAGTAACCAATACCGGAGCTTCTTTCAAGTCTATAGCTTTAAGATCGGCAGGAGTGGAAATCTCAATCGGTGTCAGTTCCGGATAGTATAATTTAGGTTCATTAATCAAACGTACATGTTGCTTCCAGACATACTCAGGCATACGGCCTACAGAATTATTATAAACTGTTCCAATCTGTGCCTGTTTACGATAGCTACCTATCTGCAAACCTTTACAGTCGATTACCACTTTCTGTCCTACCGGGCAGAAGGCATACAATCCGGTTGCATTGACACCGATAACGATAGCACCCGTTTCGTCTGCGACCACCAGCTTCTTGTACAGGTTTCCACTTTCGTCATCGCAAGTGATCACTCCTTCAATACGCGTTTCCTCTTCGATAGTCGTATAAGTGTCTTTATCTGTATCAATAAAGTCATTGTATTTCTCTTTCAATGCAGCGATTGAAATCGTGCGCCCTTCCGGAATCGAATTATTGCCATACGCATTTCCCGTCACCGGATCATCATAGTTCTCACAGGAAGTGAGCCCTGCGCCACATAGCAGCAATCCGGCACATAATATAGATAGTAATTTCTTCATAATTGTTTCTTCCTTTCTTATTGTTTTGGATTGATAACTACACATTCTTAAAATCTATAGCCAATGTTCAAGAAAGCATTGAACGGGAATGCGTAGAAATACTTAGAGTTTTTGGAAAACTTGTAAATACGTGCGTCACCGTCTTTGTAATTGTCATCACGGTTCTGCTCGAAACCGCCTGTACGCAAATCTGTATTGTTCAATATATTAGTCAGACTCAAGTTAAGACTAATGCTCTTTCCATTGCGCAAACGGATATATTTTCCAATAGAAGCATCCAACATAAATCCGCCATCCAGTTTCTCCTGACCCGGTATATTGAGAACCGGATTTCCATTAGCATCCACACCGGCACCGCTTTTATCCAAGACACTGCCCAGACGACGATAGCTTGAGAAATCGATATATACACGATCATAATAGTTTCCGGTCAAATTGAAGAACCAGCCATTTACGTTATAATCCAAAGCAAGGCTATAAGCAGAGAGCGGAGTGCCATTCGCACGCATACCTTCAGTATAAACACGGTCGTTCTTTGATTCGTTCTCACTTTCATACGTCATTACAGCATCCGGATTATTGATATACTTAGCCTCGCTCCAAGTACCGATAGCTGTCAATGAAAGTTCACTTGTCAGTTTAAAAGTAGCCGCAGCCTCTATTCCCCAATGTTCCTTTTCAATGCCGTTCATTGACAGATAAGTGAAACGTGCTTCGCTATCATTATAGAAAGCATCCATCTCTACCTGATTCTGGAAACGAGTATAGTAACCTGTCAGACGTCCCATCACCCATGAAGCATTGAAGTTGTAAGTCAAATCACCGCCAATGATACGCTCGGTTTTCAGGTCTCTCACAAAGTCATTCTTAATACGCGGAGCGATAAATGAGTTATAAGCCAACGGTGCACGTTCTTCATATCCGGCGTTCAGTGTAAAAGAATGGTTACCATTAATCGCCCAATTCAAACCGGCTTTTACACCTCCTTCGAGGAACTTCGCCGTACCGCTGCTACCAAGTGATTTCAACGGAGCACGTCCGTTTCTCATCAATCCGTCACGAAACATTTGTGTAGATCCGATCTTACCGGAAACAAAATAATTTAATGATCTGCCATTATTACCCTGATAACGTACCCATGCGCTCTGCTTATTCACATAGATATTATAGTCATAGCCGAATTTATCACCCTCACCGATACGACGGTTAGGATTATCAAGGTCATTCTGCACCATGCCGGAGCTAGCTCCATGGTCACGTACAGCAAACTTATCGACATCCGTATAAAGCTGTCCGCCCAGCAAGTCTTTCATTTTTTTGTAATGCATACCTTTCGTTGTATTCACGGCAATCCCTGCAACGTAACTATTACGTTCATTCCATTGATGATTGAATACAGAACTCAAGTTGAAAGCCAACTGATCTTCATGACGCTCTTCCACATAATAAAGTGTCTCTTTGCCTAATGCATTTGCCTGTTTATTGGCAAAATAAAGAGCATCCCAATCTAACTGACGATAAGCTTTATTGTTCTTCCAATTATTGGTCACCTCATTAAACTGCTGCAGCTCATCGGCAGTAGGAACAGATTCCCACACGTCGAAGATGGAGCTGGGCAACTTTTTATAATAATCCGGGCGCGGATCGGCTGCGTTACCATTCCAACCCAAAGCACTTTTGCCATAATTGGAATATTTGAATCCGGCACTCGTCACTAACTTCTTATTATCATCAATGGTGAAATTCCATGAAGCAATAGCCGATGGCTCGAACTGACGTACAATACGTGCATTTCGTTTTTCTCCATTCTGATATCCCCAGTTCGGATTATAATAATGACTGTTTGCTAAATAATAAGCTTCTTCGGTTGCCGCCATTTGCTGCCCTCTCTCTGTCGGTGTTCCCCAAGTTGCCAAAGAGAGACTATGACGATCGTTGAACACTTTCTCAGCACCGAGGAAATAAGATAGAGAGTTGTACTTGATGCCTTCAATATTTCCCTCGTTACCCCAACGATATCCCAATGAACCGGTAAATGCCCATCCATTATTCATCAGACCTGTAGAATAAGTATATATTCCACGCAAGATATAGTTGCGGTTACTACCTGATAAAGTTAGTTTTGAACCGGCCGCATATTGGCTGGCACGTAAATTGATATTGGAAGCTCCCCCTATAGCTCCGAAAGTAAAGTTGTTAATTTCGAAAGGACCGATCCCTTCCTTATTACGGGTAACATCGTTTAATCCTCCTATTAATCCGTAACTGAACCGTCCTGTTTCTGCATCATTAAACTGCACCCCATTGATATACATGTCACTATACTGGGAATCATATCCCCTCACACGAAATCTCATTGGGCTAAACAGATAACCTACATTTGACAGATAAACATCATTGTTAGAGGTGACCAATGCAGATGTGCTCTGTGCTGCATCATCATCCTCATTCAATTGTGATTCTGTAAACATGAAAGAAGCATTGTCCTCACGAGCGTTTTGCTTTGCTTTTTGCTGTGCAAAAAGTGCTGGCATTAAGCAAATTAGCACGATCGATAACCCTAGTCGTTGTTTCATAATTTAATTTATATTAATGTTAATTGGTCTTTCTAGTTGCAACACAAATGAAATAAGTTTCTATGCAAAATAACAAAGAATTTTATGAATAACAATGTTTCTTACAAAAAAAGTAGCTAGTAAAGGTGATTTTTCCGTTTTCTTTTTAGATATTTGTCATACAAATGACAAATTATCCACTTTTAAAATCAATTTTAAAGATGAAAAAAAGCTTAATGACTTTAGGTGTACTCGCTCTTTTCGTCCTCATGGCCTACGGACAGGAAAAGAAATTTGCCCTCTACAGTGTAGCGTTCTACAATATGGAGAATTTGTTTGATACCATTCACGATGAAGGTAAGAATGACTACGAGTATCTTCCTAACGGTACTAATCAATGGAATACGATGAAGTATAAGGCTAAGCTGAAAAACATGTCGGAAATATTGAGTATGTTAAGTACCGACAAGTTGCCAATGGGGCCTGCCATTATCGGCGTTTCCGAAATCGAAAATTACAAAGTATTGGAAGACATACTGAAACAACCTGCTTTAGCGGACAGAGGTTACCGGTATGTTCACCACGAAGGAGAAGACAAACGGGGTGTGGACTGTGCTTTTTTCTATAACCCCAAACTGTTTGAACTGACAAATAGCAAGCTCGTACCTTATGTATATATCAATGACACAGTACATAAGACGCGCGGCTTCCTAATTGCCAGCGGTAATATGGCAGGAGAGAAGATGCACTTTATCGTCAATCACTGGCCTTCGAGAGCTGCTGCTTCTCCGGCACGTGAACGTGCGGGAGAGCAGGTTAGAGCTATCAAAGACTCACTATTAAGAGAAGACTCCACGGCCAAAATTGTGATCATGGGGGATATGAACGATGATCCGATGAATAAAAGTATGGCTGTATCACTTGGGGCTAAACGGAAGCCTGCTGATGTAGAATCCACAGACTTGTACAATCCTTGGTGGGATACGTTGAAGAAAGGATACGGAACTCTGATGTACAAAGGTAAATGGAATTTGTTCGATCAAATCGTATTTACCGGAAATCTATTAGGCACTGACCGCAACACACTGAAGTTCTACAAACATGAAATCTTCCGCCGCGATTTTATGTTCCAAAAAGAAGGGAAATACAAAGGATATCCTAAACGGACGCAAGCAGGCGGTGTATGGCTAAACGGATATAGCGACCACTTGCCTACTATTATTTATCTAATTAAAGAAGTGAAATGACAAAAGCATTATTTAAACTATTCATCCTGTTCATAACTTGTAGCACAGTAATCTCATGTAGTGAACAGGATCGTCCCGAAATCCCCAATAACCCGGGCAATACGAATCAAGGAATCGCCTCTATTGACCAAACGCAAATCAATGGAAACGGAGGCGGATTTATCATTCGCGTAAAAGCCGATGGTGCATGGCAGGCTTCAAGCAGTGAGACTTGGTGTACATTGAGCAGAACATCCGGCAATGGAAACGGTTCTATCAGCGGATACATAAAAGCAAATACCGGAGCTGAACGAAGTGTCATTATTACAATCATAGCGGGAAAAGAAAAAGCAGAGTTTACACTCAAACAATTAGCCGGCAATGGCTCGAATCCTGATCCTGCTCCAGAACCGGATCCCGAAAAGCCTTCGGGATATGCAGGAAGAATCGAAATTCCTAAACTGAAAGGTGGAAGCATGAACATTTTTCATACCTGGACAACTACAGAGAATGGAAAAAAGACTGTCACTTACAGTTATGAATACGATTGTACGAAAAAACATGTACGTTGGGTAGCATTGACTTTTGACAATGTGACTTCTCAAAAGAATGTGGATCGTAAAGACGATTATAAACCAGATACTAATATTCCGGCACAATACAGGACTGACAAAAAAGACTACTACTCACCGTATAATAGAGGACACATGGTAGCTTCAAGTGACAGATTATATAGCCGTGAAGCAAATAGTCAGACATTCTATTATTCTAATA contains these protein-coding regions:
- a CDS encoding TonB-dependent receptor, translated to MKQRLGLSIVLICLMPALFAQQKAKQNAREDNASFMFTESQLNEDDDAAQSTSALVTSNNDVYLSNVGYLFSPMRFRVRGYDSQYSDMYINGVQFNDAETGRFSYGLIGGLNDVTRNKEGIGPFEINNFTFGAIGGASNINLRASQYAAGSKLTLSGSNRNYILRGIYTYSTGLMNNGWAFTGSLGYRWGNEGNIEGIKYNSLSYFLGAEKVFNDRHSLSLATWGTPTERGQQMAATEEAYYLANSHYYNPNWGYQNGEKRNARIVRQFEPSAIASWNFTIDDNKKLVTSAGFKYSNYGKSALGWNGNAADPRPDYYKKLPSSIFDVWESVPTADELQQFNEVTNNWKNNKAYRQLDWDALYFANKQANALGKETLYYVEERHEDQLAFNLSSVFNHQWNERNSYVAGIAVNTTKGMHYKKMKDLLGGQLYTDVDKFAVRDHGASSGMVQNDLDNPNRRIGEGDKFGYDYNIYVNKQSAWVRYQGNNGRSLNYFVSGKIGSTQMFRDGLMRNGRAPLKSLGSSGTAKFLEGGVKAGLNWAINGNHSFTLNAGYEERAPLAYNSFIAPRIKNDFVRDLKTERIIGGDLTYNFNASWVMGRLTGYYTRFQNQVEMDAFYNDSEARFTYLSMNGIEKEHWGIEAAATFKLTSELSLTAIGTWSEAKYINNPDAVMTYESENESKNDRVYTEGMRANGTPLSAYSLALDYNVNGWFFNLTGNYYDRVYIDFSSYRRLGSVLDKSGAGVDANGNPVLNIPGQEKLDGGFMLDASIGKYIRLRNGKSISLNLSLTNILNNTDLRTGGFEQNRDDNYKDGDARIYKFSKNSKYFYAFPFNAFLNIGYRF
- a CDS encoding DUF5689 domain-containing protein; protein product: MKKLLSILCAGLLLCGAGLTSCENYDDPVTGNAYGNNSIPEGRTISIAALKEKYNDFIDTDKDTYTTIEEETRIEGVITCDDESGNLYKKLVVADETGAIVIGVNATGLYAFCPVGQKVVIDCKGLQIGSYRKQAQIGTVYNNSVGRMPEYVWKQHVRLINEPKLYYPELTPIEISTPADLKAIDLKEAPVLVTFKNVKLSEADGTATYAPGDEGSVKRYFTYADGTQSGSSLFLYTSAYANFSLEVMPQGSVNITGILLRYNNQWEVIVRTLNDIKRNN
- a CDS encoding DNA/RNA non-specific endonuclease, whose protein sequence is MTKALFKLFILFITCSTVISCSEQDRPEIPNNPGNTNQGIASIDQTQINGNGGGFIIRVKADGAWQASSSETWCTLSRTSGNGNGSISGYIKANTGAERSVIITIIAGKEKAEFTLKQLAGNGSNPDPAPEPDPEKPSGYAGRIEIPKLKGGSMNIFHTWTTTENGKKTVTYSYEYDCTKKHVRWVALTFDNVTSQKNVDRKDDYKPDTNIPAQYRTDKKDYYSPYNRGHMVASSDRLYSREANSQTFYYSNISPQLITGFNQGGSTWDAIENKVQEWAKVSNPQDTTYIVKGTSIDYAILETSTYGVKIPKYYFSTILSYKNGQYKAIGFYIEHKSDKSKNIKACAKSIDELESITGLDFYHNLPDEIETTVETNYKESDWSW
- a CDS encoding choice-of-anchor J domain-containing protein gives rise to the protein MKKILNALFLTLLAVFTFSSCSDVPAPYDILGEGDVPGLTGDGTKENPYNIEAAQKKQDGSIAWVQGYIVGAIENVYDDKGEFAGNKASFTAPFNITSNVLIAESPDETNESKCLPVKIKNGSALSTALNLKDHPENQGGVLLIQGELNAGFGKAALINTTAAVFNNKGIGEEQGGGEELDPNNPLGLDTSVAPLTDFSNDFSDVEHQKDYSKVGWINKAVKGTRVWQGSIFTSQKYLAASTYGVNSGETAEYWFVTPYFTVSAEKQFTFKATVNKYSETMSLKVFFLQMKDGKMERHEISVTDIPTTGAYQWTGDLKVALSTYAGQNGFIGFQYIATRGEEVQTYGIDDIVYGEGGGTEAPAGDDPFGLDASNPKTTFEANFEDITTQNQNYSLDGWINKAIQATNIWQTGTYKSDKYIKATPYNVAADVTMEAWFITPAFTVNSANKFTFDCAGANWKEGMTLKVFFLQKEANGKVIRNEISVNQIPTSGTNFAWVKDINVDLSSYNGKVGFVGFQYIVVSTGVNKSLPTYQIDNVKYGTGEGGGTEPEPSTGELFISEYVEGSSYNKYIEIYNPTSQSIDLSSYVLKLEQDGKGTWTKEVTLSGSLASKSVIIYKNSQATVYAGEAIVNNDVINFNGNDPVGLFKNGKLIDLFGASSETPGQAVADFAKDKTFRRKATVKAPSTVFNTEEWEVLAKNDISGLGSHTME
- a CDS encoding endonuclease/exonuclease/phosphatase family protein, with the translated sequence MKKSLMTLGVLALFVLMAYGQEKKFALYSVAFYNMENLFDTIHDEGKNDYEYLPNGTNQWNTMKYKAKLKNMSEILSMLSTDKLPMGPAIIGVSEIENYKVLEDILKQPALADRGYRYVHHEGEDKRGVDCAFFYNPKLFELTNSKLVPYVYINDTVHKTRGFLIASGNMAGEKMHFIVNHWPSRAAASPARERAGEQVRAIKDSLLREDSTAKIVIMGDMNDDPMNKSMAVSLGAKRKPADVESTDLYNPWWDTLKKGYGTLMYKGKWNLFDQIVFTGNLLGTDRNTLKFYKHEIFRRDFMFQKEGKYKGYPKRTQAGGVWLNGYSDHLPTIIYLIKEVK
- a CDS encoding DNA/RNA non-specific endonuclease, whose translation is MKYKFAYLLNVVLYVLVCISCDSDDENNNNSSNFATGIVELPALRNGANDVLITHSTTFKGQKVTSFSMEYDKSKKHSRWVAFRFDNQTRLHDGATRGNEFIPDPSLDTEYQRIQADFGRKGYDRGHLCASADRLYQQEANDQTFYYTNMSPQRNNFNTGIWVDLEGQVQSWGRSCTASDTLYVVKGGTIDKEEQIKEYIGGDRSKPVPKYYYMALLFKKGESFKAIAFWMEHTDNKPSKPIKLVDYALSIDELEEKTGIDFFPSLNDNLENVLEATYLAKAWPGLG